The Insulibacter thermoxylanivorax genome segment TCGTTCAACCGAGCCTTGAGGAATTAAAGCAGGTGCAGCATATAGCCGCCTTGGACGTCGTGCAGCTGCATGGGCGTGAGACGCCGGAGTTCTGCCGAATGGTGAAGGAAGAACTAGGTGTCGAGATCTTCAAGATAATCCCGGTGGCGGAGGGAGGAGAAGCGGGCGATCCAGAACTGCAGACGGCCATGAAGCGCCGCCTCGATGAATATGCAGCTGCAGGCGTCGATGCCGTCATGCTTGACACCTATGATCCCCAAGTCGGCGGCGGAACCGGCCGCACCTTCCGCTGGTCGGTGATTCCCGAATACCGGCGCTGGGCGGTGGAAGCGGGTATTCCACTGATCGTGGCCGGGGGGCTTGATGTGAATAATGTCAGCGATTTGATCGCAAAGTACCAGCCGCACGGCGTCGATGTGTCCAGCGGCGTGGAAACAAGCGGTGTCAAAGATATAGCGAAGATTCAAGCATTCGTAGAAAGGGTGAAGCAACATGGCAACCACGATGCCTGACCAATACGGGCGTTTCGGAAAATTCGGCGGAAGATATGTGCCGGAGACATTGATGAATGCATTGCACGAATTAGAAGAGGCTTATCTGCATTATTCGCAGCAGCCGGACTTCCAGGATGAGTTGCGCTATCTCTTGCAGCAATATTCCGGTCGTCCGACCTCATTATATTATGCTGAGCGGCTGACGCAGCATCTCGGCGGTGCGAAGATCTATCTGAAGCGGGAAGATCTGAACCATACCGGTGCTCATAAGATTAACAATGCCATCGGACAAGCCGTGCTGGCAAAACGCATGGGCAAGCGCAAGGTGATCGCCGAGACCGGAGCGGGACAACACGGCGTTGCTACGGCGACCGTTGCTGCTCTTCTGGGCTTGGAGTGCAAGGTCTTCATGGGAGAAGAAGATACGAAGCGGCAGGCGCTGAACGTCTTCCGGATGAAGCTCCTGGGCGCTGAAGTGATTCCCGTAACTTCGGGAACGCGCACGCTGAAGGATGCCTGCAATGAAACCCTGCGCTACTGGGTAAGCAATGTTCATGATACTTACTATATCCTCGGTTCAGCGACGGGTCCCCACCCTTATCCGATGATGGTGCGGGATTTCCAGCGGATCATCGGCGATGAGACGAAGAAGCAGATCATGGAGCAGGAGGGGCGCCTGCCCGATGTGATCATCGCCTGCGTGGGCGGCGGCAGCAACGCCGCGGGGATGTTCTATCCCTTCATCGAAGAAACTTCCGTCCGCCTGATCGGCGTGGAAGCGGCGGGCAAGGGGATCGATACAGGGGAACATGCGGCGACGATGGCGAAGGGCAAAGAAGGCGTATTCCAGGGATCCTACAGCTATCTGCTGCAAGATGAATACGGTCAGGTGCTGCCGGCCTATTCGATCTCAGCGGGTCTGGATTATCCGGGGGTTGGACCGGAGCATGCGTACTTGAAATATACAGGTCGTGCGGAATATGTACCGGCAACGGATCAGGAGGCACTGGATGCCCTGCAGTTGCTGAGCCGTACGGAGGGCATCATCCCGGCGCTGGAGAGCGCCCATGCGGTTGCCTATGCGGCGAAGCTGGCACCTGAACTCTCGGCTGATCAGATCATCGTCGTGAACCTGTCCGGCCGCGGGGACAAGGATGTCTCGCAGATCATGGATTTACTGGGAGGGGAAGCCTGATGAATCGAATCGATGCCGCTTTTGCAAGACTCCGTGAGCGGGGAGAGACGGCTCTGATGCCCTTCGTGACGATCGGTGATCCCGATCTTGAGACCTCGCTAGAGATCATCGAATGCTTGGCAAAGGCCGGTGCGGACATGATCGAGCTGGGGGTTCCTTACTCCGATCCCCTGGCGGACGGACCAGTGATTCAACGCGCCTCCGAGCGGGCGCTTCGCAATCAGGTGCGGATCACCGATGTGATCCAGCTTGCCAAGCAGGCCAGGGATCGGGGCGTGGAGATTCCTTTTATCCTGTTCAGCTACTATAATCCCGTTCTTCAGTTAGGACCGGAGACATTCGTGAAGCTGCTGGTTGAGCATGACATCAGCGGCATGATCATTCCCGATCTGCCGATTGAAGAGGATGAGGAGATGAAGGCTCTGGCTGCCGCCCATGAACTGCATCTCATCCCGCTCGCAGCTCCGACTTCCGAGCAGCGGATCGCGAAGATTGCGGGCCGTGCCAGCGGATTTATCTACTGTGTCTCATCCCTCGGCGTCACCGGCGAACGCTCCCAATTCTCCGAGGAAGTTGACCGCTTCATCGAGACGGTTCGCGCGGCCAGCCGCGTGCCCGTATGCGTCGGTTTCGGCATCTCAAGCCGTGAGCAAGTGGAGCGCTTCTCGAAGGTGAGCGACGGAGTCATCGTCGGCAGCGCGATCGTTCGGAAGATCGAAGAAGCTCTCCCCCTTCTGCAAGATGCTCAGACTCGCAAGCAAGGACTGTTGCAAATTGGGCAATTTGTGGCACAATTAAAAGGACAACATCTCGAAACATTGGGGGAATAGCGGGTGCAACCAAAATCAACGATCATGGATCTGCCGGTATACCAACCCGGCAAACCGATAGAAGAAGTGAAGCGAGAATTGGGTCTTGAAGAAGTGATCAAGCTCGCATCAAATGAGAATCCCTACGGCTGTTCTGATTTGGCGAAACAAGCAGCGATGGAGGAACTGGAGGCCAACAGTTTCCTGTATCCTGACGGCGCCAGCCATGAACTGGTGCAAGCACTGGCGGAGTTCTATCAAGTCCGTCCCGAACAGATCCTCATCGGCGCGGGTTCCGATGAGATCATCGCGCTGATGACAAGGGCCTATCTGGTTCCGGGAGACGAGACGATCATGGCGACGCCGTCGTTTCCCCAATATAAGCACAATGCTCAGATCGAAGGAGCGGTTTGCATCGAGGTACCGCTGGTGAATGGCACCCATGATCTGGAAGCTATGGCAGCGCGCATCACCGAGAAGACGAAGATCATCTGGGTGTGCAACCCGAACAATCCCAGCAGCACGATCGTGACGAGACAGCAGCTGGAAGACTTCCTGGCGAAGGTGCCGGATCATGTCTTGGTCGCCCTGGACGAAGCGTACTTCGAATACGTGGAAGATGAAGCCTATCCCGATGGATTGGATTATATCGATCGTCCGAATGTCATCGTGCTTCGCACTTTCTCCAAGGCTTACGGCCTAGCTGCTCTGCGCATTGGCTACGCCGTCGGCGATCCGCAGGTGATCCGTGCGATCAACCAGGTGCGCGGTCCCTTCAATACGACGCGCGCCAGTCAAGCAGCGGCCCGGGCAGCCTTGCAGGATCAGGATTTTATCGCTTCCTGCCGGGAGAGAAATCGGGCGGGAATCGAGTACTTAAGCCGAGAGTTTGAACACTTGGGGCTCTCCTATTATCCCGCATACGGCAATTTCATCCTCGTGGATTGCCGGCGTGATGCGAAGCAGTTGTTCGAGTCGCTGCTGCGCAAAGGCATCATCGTGCGCGGCGGTCATGCGCTTGGTTTCCCGACGTCCTTACGCGTGACCGTTGGCAGCATGGAGGACAATGAGAAGTTCATCCGAGCGCTGGAAGAGGTATTGGCTGAGCGATGAAGATTGCGATCTTAGGCGTCGGGTTGATCGGCGGGTCATTGGCACTGTGTTTCAAAGGGAAACCGAACTTGTATGTCATCGGTTATTCCCCGAATCCCGCCTCGGTGGAAAAATATATAAAACGCGGTGTCGTTGATGATGCGACGACTTCGATGGAAGAAGCTGTGGCAGATGCCGATGTCATCTTCTTATGCGTGCCGGTAGGGATGCTGGAGACGTACCTCGAGAAGCTCAGCGAGCTTCCGCTTAAGAAGGGCTGCATCATCACCGATGTTGGCAGCACGAAGGGGGCTATCGACCGCTGTGCGAAGCGCTTGGCGCTGAAGGACGTGTATTTTATCGGTGGTCATCCGATGGCCGGCTCAGAGCGCTCGGGAGTCGAAGCGGCATCCTCCTATCTGTTCGAGAATGCCTATTATGTTCTCACTCCGAACGAGCAGGTGCCGCAGGAAGTATACGACCGTCTGGAACAGCTGCTGTCGCTGACACGCGCCCGGATCATTCGCGTCGATGCACAGCTGCACGATGAGATCGTCGGTGCGGTCAGCCACCTGCCCCATATCATCGCCGTTGCACTCGTGAATCAGGTTGCCCGTTAC includes the following:
- a CDS encoding phosphoribosylanthranilate isomerase translates to MNPLVKICGITKRETITAIQHLPIDYLGFVFAPSRRQVDAEQAAELIGALTPARRPRTVGVFVQPSLEELKQVQHIAALDVVQLHGRETPEFCRMVKEELGVEIFKIIPVAEGGEAGDPELQTAMKRRLDEYAAAGVDAVMLDTYDPQVGGGTGRTFRWSVIPEYRRWAVEAGIPLIVAGGLDVNNVSDLIAKYQPHGVDVSSGVETSGVKDIAKIQAFVERVKQHGNHDA
- the trpB gene encoding tryptophan synthase subunit beta, which translates into the protein MATTMPDQYGRFGKFGGRYVPETLMNALHELEEAYLHYSQQPDFQDELRYLLQQYSGRPTSLYYAERLTQHLGGAKIYLKREDLNHTGAHKINNAIGQAVLAKRMGKRKVIAETGAGQHGVATATVAALLGLECKVFMGEEDTKRQALNVFRMKLLGAEVIPVTSGTRTLKDACNETLRYWVSNVHDTYYILGSATGPHPYPMMVRDFQRIIGDETKKQIMEQEGRLPDVIIACVGGGSNAAGMFYPFIEETSVRLIGVEAAGKGIDTGEHAATMAKGKEGVFQGSYSYLLQDEYGQVLPAYSISAGLDYPGVGPEHAYLKYTGRAEYVPATDQEALDALQLLSRTEGIIPALESAHAVAYAAKLAPELSADQIIVVNLSGRGDKDVSQIMDLLGGEA
- the trpA gene encoding tryptophan synthase subunit alpha, whose product is MNRIDAAFARLRERGETALMPFVTIGDPDLETSLEIIECLAKAGADMIELGVPYSDPLADGPVIQRASERALRNQVRITDVIQLAKQARDRGVEIPFILFSYYNPVLQLGPETFVKLLVEHDISGMIIPDLPIEEDEEMKALAAAHELHLIPLAAPTSEQRIAKIAGRASGFIYCVSSLGVTGERSQFSEEVDRFIETVRAASRVPVCVGFGISSREQVERFSKVSDGVIVGSAIVRKIEEALPLLQDAQTRKQGLLQIGQFVAQLKGQHLETLGE
- the hisC gene encoding histidinol-phosphate transaminase → MQPKSTIMDLPVYQPGKPIEEVKRELGLEEVIKLASNENPYGCSDLAKQAAMEELEANSFLYPDGASHELVQALAEFYQVRPEQILIGAGSDEIIALMTRAYLVPGDETIMATPSFPQYKHNAQIEGAVCIEVPLVNGTHDLEAMAARITEKTKIIWVCNPNNPSSTIVTRQQLEDFLAKVPDHVLVALDEAYFEYVEDEAYPDGLDYIDRPNVIVLRTFSKAYGLAALRIGYAVGDPQVIRAINQVRGPFNTTRASQAAARAALQDQDFIASCRERNRAGIEYLSREFEHLGLSYYPAYGNFILVDCRRDAKQLFESLLRKGIIVRGGHALGFPTSLRVTVGSMEDNEKFIRALEEVLAER
- a CDS encoding prephenate dehydrogenase; translated protein: MKIAILGVGLIGGSLALCFKGKPNLYVIGYSPNPASVEKYIKRGVVDDATTSMEEAVADADVIFLCVPVGMLETYLEKLSELPLKKGCIITDVGSTKGAIDRCAKRLALKDVYFIGGHPMAGSERSGVEAASSYLFENAYYVLTPNEQVPQEVYDRLEQLLSLTRARIIRVDAQLHDEIVGAVSHLPHIIAVALVNQVARYNDANPLYEALAAGGFRDLTRIASSDPVIWRDILLHNKEVLLDLLADWGREMELFRRLLLEEDGEGIERQFSLASEFRSRLPERRRGVLHAMLYDLYVDVPDHPGIIAKITTLLSDHQINLGNIQIHESRADVPGVMRLSFRNDQDLAKAEQLLKDAGYTVRY